The segment TGCGATGGTATGATCCGTGGCTAGAATCTGACGAAATTGAACGAGGGAGTAAACAGCCGCAAAAAAAGCGCCGTTCAGCCAACGTCGTCGTTGAGAAATAAACTCTGGGACAGCATCTGAGGATTGTTAGTCTTGCCGCCTTCGTAGAGGATCACAAAGTTAGAGCATTTGAGTGAAACAAGACAAAGGACTTCAAGGCAACAAAGCCTCCCCTTGAAAGAAAGGGGAGGCACGGGAGCGAGGAGGATAAGACtagagaaaagaagaataaaaCGAGACAACTTACCGGGAACATCAGTCTCTCCTGTGCAGCTTTTCACATATTTGAGTACCCATCTCTCGCCTCGTTTAGCTACCAGCTCCCAGCACAGAATACGATCTTCAGCTAGGTACATGTTGGCTGTAAATACATCGGCATGCTGTCCATGAAGCGTTTCGCCTTTGAAGTACTGGCTAAGCGGCCCATGTCCAGTTTCATCATTCTGCAAGGCATGATATCGGTAGGCGCTAAGAGCGCCGGGAAGGACAGTGATGTAGCCGAACACAGATTCCAACGGCTTATCGAGGATATTTGATAGCTTATACTCGAAATTCTGTGAGGCAACCAAGGGGTTTAACAAATTGGATCCGAATCTTCCCTTCATGGCTTTAATTTCGCCACAGGCGCCTGCGACGTTTGAATCGGTGTCAAACGCTTTCCAAAGATGATAGAGAGAATTGCTTCCAGGCCGTGTTCCCACGTCGAGTAAAATGCAAACGTTGGGATTCAGTGCCTTTCCAAATGCGTTGAAAAACCAACGATGCGAGTTTAGTTTGCGAGAGTTCTTTTCTTTCAAGCAGAATATCAGCTGGCACGGAACGATGCCCTTTTCGGCACCCTTGAACTTCAGGTCAGCGTCCAGCGAGACCTGAGTCGTATACTCGTACACGTGAGCCTGGACAGCACGGTTGTTAACATAATTTTTTGCAATGCCATGTTGATAAACACCCATGGCAGCCAGGGCGTCAAGTGTTCGTGGGTGAATCTTTTCACGGCCATCCGAGATGATACACACAACGATTTTCTGCCATCCATTCTCACCCCACGTTCTTGAGCGAGACCGAGAACAAAAGTGTGAAATATTCTTCATCACAGCGTGCATTGTCCTGGTGAAGCAGATTTCGTCTTCGTTATACATGGTGATGCATATAAAGAGCTCTGTTTCTCGAGTGGTTCTGCCGATGGACTGTCGTAAATTGTATCCCCTGTCAACGAAGTCGTCTGGATCACACGTTACTGCTGTGTATCTCATGTGGGTAAACTCGACCTCGTTACGACGGGGAAGAAAGCTATACAAGATGGTGGGAATCTTGCACTCCAGGACCAATTCTCCGTTGATGAGCTGGACCTCCTTTTTGGACATTTGAGGGGCTCGCACGCCTCTCCGTTCCTGAGCACCGTCTGGGGCCGGGCCGTAGTGCTCGACCTTGGCGTAATCCTCTGCATCCTCGTTTAGTGTTTCTTGAGAACCTGACATGAAGGAGTCACGGTGGGTCGGGAGTGGACGAGAATCGCTGAGATCAGTCTCTGGGCCAAAGACATCGTCGCTACCGTCGAGAGGGATAGATACAGTTGCGTCGTCGGCAAAAGCTTGCGAATTGCGACCCGAGTTCGAGAAGAGCGGTGCCGGGGGTAAAGGGCGGCGCGGGCTTCCTCCATATCGCGACGACGGAGTTCCAGGCCTCGGGCTTCCATTGAGATCCGAAGGCTCGTAAGACACATTTGAAGGAGGCGGGCGTGAAAATTCGGACACTCTGGACGACGGGGTCCAAGGTCGATGAGGGGAACTAGTTTCCCTGTTCGCAAAAGGCACGTAACTTGAATCGGGAGGAGGCATGCTCGGGGTCTCATCTAGGACTGAGGCTGATCTAGAGTGTGACGAAACAACACTTGGTTGATATGATCGACGGGTTGTTCGCGGTCTAAGAGTCGCACGAGGTGAGCCATTTCTGCTTGGGTGCATTGTACCGTGGACCTGGCCAGTTTCTTGGAAGACGGCAAAGGTGCCAAATGGTCACAGATCTATCTCATCCAGCACAGCAGCTCGAGGCGATCGCTTGATCTCACAGGAACTGTTTGGGGCAGGCTAACGATGGACCGGGAGTGCTGCTGGATATATAGACAGCCGCAGGTCATGCCATACGCCGGGCGTAGCTAGATATAAGATAGGCTGTCTTGCTGGGGATATGGGAGTACGGAACAAGATTCGGGAGAGCAACAGTGGTGCAGTTGCAATGTTATCTAACGTGgttggagagggagagcCTTGAGGCGGTGCAAATTGATGAAGGGAATTCCAAGGGCCCCAAGTCACAGCAGACGAAGTGGTGGCAGGCAACTACTTACGAGCTGTGGTCGAAGGGATCCTCGAAGGATGTCAATAGCCTAACGGCGGCAGCATTCTGGCCCGTAGGGGTATCATGCTCATCCTCGTAGCTGGGTAGTGTGTATTCTGGAGGCCGCGGCGGGGTGTCTGGACGATCCATTGTCGTGGATGTGGGCAAGAGCGGATTGAAAATGCCTTGTTTGGAATGCGGCTCTTGTTAGCAAGCCAAACAACAATGAGTGTGGGCACTTTGAGGTATGCGACTTCGGACGAGGTTATCTATGGCGAGGCTGAAttgaaagaagaagaaaacaacaacaacgggCAATCGGATGCTCAGGATTCTTGAGAAGGAAACTGTCATGAATCAATCTGACCTGCAGAGCTGAAAGCGATGAGAGAACAGAGACGATTTTGTTTTGACAGGCCGCCATGAAGTCGACCGAGGCAAGGCGCAAGAGGCAACGTGCGGCTGGTGCGAGTCGGGCCAAGTCAATAGTACATCGTCGCAGTTGGGGATGGCCGTTGGCCTAGCAACGACGACCGCACGCACGCCGTGCCACGAGCACCTTGGAGAGGCGAGAAATCAGCAAATGTCATGAATGTTACCAAGTCCCACTGGGAATCCTGTGCATCACATCGAATTCTCTTGGATTCGAATTTCTCATTTGTGTCGATACCCAGTCTCGGTACCGGGAGCGTGTCCATTGCGGCAAATATTGCCTACAACTCCTTTGAGGGCTTCCGTGACATGCATTGATTATACGTGAGCACTTGGCCTGGTCTTGTCGGCCCGGCAGTCGACGAATTACATCAACTCCGACCGCCCCTCCTTCGTCTCAAAGTCTATTCTTCCCCACGAGTGCAGCAAGCCTTGGACGTTCGCTACTCGATAGTACGCTAGACGGCAAGCCATGACACACCATGACACCACGATACCCATGCAAATCATGCAGACAATCCTCGCATCGTCTTCTAGACTTCCGTGGAGTGGAATCAGGTAtatcctcgtcttctcctCGTGGTGCTGGGCAGTGCCCATGCGGGTTGAAAACAAAATGTCCCCGTGCAATCTTGCGTTGCGAGGCCTTTTTTTGCCCGTAAAATCATCGAGCTCAAGTGTTCTTTCAAAAAttcctccttgtcctctcATCTCCATCGCCAACTGTGGAAAATAAGATGCTGCCTATAAGCACCAACATTCACACGACACTTCTTGGTGCTCTGTACCTTGCGAACTGGTGTCTTGGACAGAATTCTACTCAGTACGTTGGAGCCCATGTCCCATCCGGCACATCCATCGTTGGCAGCTATGGAGGGCAATATCGTCCTCAAGTGCACTTTTCGCCCCCCAGCCACTTCATGAATGACCCGAATGGCATGTTTCGAGACCACAACGGCACATGGCACCTCTATTACCAGTACAACCCCACAAAGAGTGTTGCGGGAAATCAACATTGGGGACATGCGACCTCGCAAGATTTATATCATTGGACAAACCAACCAATTGCCCTGTTCCCCCCGAAGAAGAATGTATACATCTTTTCTGGAAGTGCAGTCATTGACAAGAACAACACTTCTGGTTTCTTCGGCAACCAGTCCAATGGCGTTGTTGCAATTTATGTGAGTATCCTTGGCCCATTCGCATGTGAATTATCCAGATGTATACTGATTCTGTCGTAGACATTGGCAGAATATTTAGATGACGGAAGCCCCGGTCCCCAATCTCAGGCCATCGCCTACTCGTATGACAGTGGCTTCACCTTCACCCCGTTTGACGGCAACCCTGTCATACCGAGCAACTCCTCGCAGTTTCGCGATCCAAAGGTCGTCTGGTACGAAGACCACTGGGTAATGGTGGTTGCTTACGCCCAGGAATTCGCAATTGGCATATTCACCTCACCAGATCTGATCGAGTGGACTCATGCCAGCAACTTCTCCAATCAAGGTCTTCTGGGTCTGCAGTGGGAATGCCCAAACCTAGTGCGCATGCCGCTGTACACGGAAGACGGACAAAGACGAGACGATATGTGGACTATGCTAATCAGCATCAACCCAGGGGCGCCGGTGGGTGGTTCTATTACAGAATACTACCCTGGAACTTTTAACGGGACCCATTTTGAAGCAGTTGATTCAGTTGCCCGCATTGCCGATTTTGGCAAGGACAATTATGCCGGGCAGTTCTTTTTCGGTGTCCCAGCCGAAGAAGATCCCGTGTCTATTGCCTGGGCATCTAATTGGCAGTATACCCAGACTGTTCCGACTGCACAGGAGGGCTGGCGTAGTGCAATGAGTCTCCCTCGCCGGAATTACTTGACAAGAATTGACCGTGTTGGCTGGAAACTGATAAGCAGCCCGTATGATATGCAGCCAATCATGGGGAGAAATCTAGCGTATAACCAGAGCCTTGTCAACGGATCCTTGACGGTTGACTTTTCAGACATAGCCTCCAATGCGGTGTACTGGGAGGTGAATGTGACTGGCTTACCAAAGAAAGGGATACCGGAAATGGCCACCTTGAATTTCACGCTTCTTAGTCCTATAACAGCAGAGTACATCAGAGGAGGGTATTACTTTGGCGGCGACAATCCGTTCTATCTTGACAGAGGCGGTGCAAAAGGCTTCGACAACGTCTTTTTCACTGACAAGCTATCTACAAATAGTTTGTTCTGTAACGGTAGCTGGTCGATGAAGGGAGTGATGGATCGGTCCATACTTGAATTATTTCTCaatgacggcgtcgacagTGCTACAGCGACTTTCTTCGCCACACAACCGTTGACGTTCTTGATCATCAGTACGTCCAGTTTGCCTCATGGCACACGGGTAAGCACTCGTGTCAATGCTTTAAAAAGTACCTGGCAGCAAATGGAAGACCCAGGAGATGGCTTGGTGCACGGAAACATCTCCATGCAGGAAACGGCCTCAGAGGCCATGAAGCACTTGCTGCAATCCATGTGAATTGGATATTTGTGCTTGCTGCGACAAAGAGAGAAGCAGGCCTGGGCTGTCTCGAATTATAGGTCACAAAATTACAAAAATGATCATAGACAACCGTATTCATCGGTTCTGACGTTTCTATCGCTACTATACCTGTTGCAGAAACATCGTTGGGACGAAGCTTGCCAACATAAAAGCTCCATGCCTGGCGCTCGGTGATGTTGAGAATACATATTCACCTCTCATATAGTTCCTAATTCCAAGAATCGCCATTGTTACTTTAAATAATGCAGTAGCCAAAGCAGCTCCTAACGTCCATCCAAGTGCGGCATGGCAGCTTTTTACGGACACATTGCCGGGCTTATGTAGAATCTGCATGCAAGCCCGCCAACAGACAGCAGGGTGAGATTCCCTGACAGCTGATGTGGCCTATTTGCTtataagggaaaaaaaaagaagaagaagaagaagaagaaaaaagctaACCTGCTCCACAGTAGACTACCAGAAACTCATGGCCTATCTCGTATGGGCCGCAAAAGATAGCACCAGTGGTATATATCCGGATCAGTGGTCTTTATTTTCGGGGCTGGGATCTTGGCAATAGTTTCAACATGGAACGGCAGTTGATGGTTGTCAAAGCGTGATGCAGAAAAACTCAGAGATATCCACAATGCATCGTCGGCTAAACGGCTTCTTACTCCCTGCGCCATTCGAAGCAAAGCGGCCTGGCCACCACAGCATACGGCGTCGACGGTACTTTTATCAATCACCAAGTCAAACTTTCCATCAGCTCTGCGGCCAATCTCCGGCCCGGCGTAGGCAAGCTGGGTAGTGTCGGCTACTGTGTAATGCGTAACGACGTTGCCAAATGCCTTTTCCTCGAGCTGCCGCCCCCTCTCGACGGCCAGTGGCTCATAATCAAGGTTGCAGACCTTGTGGAAGCCGCGACTACGTAGATGGTTCTGTAAATCGCTCGTACCAGAGCCAAGGTTAAGGATATGTGCCGATGACGGGTCCAGGGCTTCCAGAAAAGGCTCTATAATAAATACGAACTCGGATGAAGAAATGAGCCATTCGAACGAGGTTTCGGACGCGAATCGATCGTGCCAATAGCTCTGCTTTTCGAAATCCGCTGGCATCGTAGCGACATTCAGCGGCGGACAGGGAGCGGTCCAATGCAATGTACTGACTGGGCCAGCGAGGTTGGATTATCCAGCCACGGTGGCAGCATGTACATTGGAAGCAAATGGGTTATTGACAATGACGATGGGGCACGATACGGTAGGGCGTATGGTAAGCGAGGATGTAATTCTCCTCTGTATGTGAAACTTGCGAGACAAGGCCGAGTTAGTTACCGTGTGCATAGCAAACTGTCCAGTAGGACAAGTTGAATGTAAGGAAGCTGTTGAATACAAAACTCCAGTTTCAACTGCTCGACAGACATACCTGGGTGGTGCTTGACAAGCTGTCGGGTCAGGTCAGAGCATGCCAGATGACTACGAGCTTCGTGTTATTACGGACAACATCACCAGTTAGTTGACCTTTTCAACCATGACTGTAAAGGTTTTGGTGGGTCTGTTGTCTGGAGCGAGGCCTCAGTGTCTTGCCATGGGCATCCCAGGCTCAGAGAACAAAGGTGGTTGGCCCGGGGCAAGCCGGGCCGTTCAATTCCTTGTGGCGGCCGAAGACTCGAGTAAAACAGTAAAGTACAGAGTAGTAATTACAGACATCAGAGTCCAATGCCggcagtagtagtactccgtactcgtaGTTCCAAATGTGAGATTTGCATGCACTTCGTGGCGTGTATTTGCCGTGTGAATGTTGACTGGTGGTCCCCAAATAGAAACGCCAGTCGTTGCAACTAGTCTggcactacggagtactatcACAGGTTCATTGCCGTTGTTAACAGTGGCGTCGACGTGGGTGCGGATGGACCTGCAcagcctccagatgtcaggAAGGGGGCATGATGAACTTAGCACTGACCAGACACAGCCACGACAGCCTCTGGACTGGCATCCATCTAAGCAGCCAAGACTCGTATCCCGGGGTGCTGAGGTACGGGAGACTCAGTGCTGTCTCCTGGGCGTGCCTGACGTGCTGGAGACCGCGTGGCTCAGCGGCCCAAGGACCCACCACCAAACTCCAGTCTCCATCCGTCCTGTCAATCCCAAGCCACACGCTTCAATGTGATTGCGACGCTGCCAGCCGCCCGTCAGAGGGTCAACAAATGCGTCGACTTGGAACTGAAACAAAATCTCCCTTGACCCTCAAATTATCGGACCTACCTACTCACTCCTCGCATCGTTTTCTTCTGTCGTCGCTCACCCCACTTTCTTTATCCATCTAGTTTTCCGCTTCGACTTTCATGTCGCCAGTTTTGCTACCGGGTTAAAAGTCAACGAACGTTGAGTCTGTTGGAGAGAACTCGCCCATCCGTTGGTTTTCGCGATAGCATCGCCAACTAGACCGTCGTTGCTTGTCGACTTGAATTATTGGAAACCATCCGAGTCCCGCCTTGGCCGTCTGTCCGTCCTCTCGCCATGGCACCGCCTGTTCTTCTTTCTGCAATGATGCCTGCCGTCAGTCGTCATGTCGACGACAAACACCAACTTGTACATTCGCTATTTACCCGGGACTTGCAGAATCCCACACATACACAGAAAGTTACACTCGGTGTCATCGCTGCCTATGTCGTGGCTATCGCTATTCTTTGGAACGTTCCGTATCTGAAAATGATACTCTGGCCATTCAAGGTAAGCTCTCAGTTCTAGTTGGGAATATAAAACTACAATAAGAAGGGTTCATGCCACGATTCGGCTGGGGTGGTCGGCTTGTGGCGTTTATCTACTTCAAAATCTCGCCCCTCCTCTTTCCTCGGCGCTAACATGGTCTCGTAGATGCTCGTCATCGCATTTCATGAATTCGGTCACGCCATCACCGCAGTCTTGAcgggcggcaaagtcgagtCTATCAGCCTTGACCCCAACGAAGGCGGCGTCACTCGCATGCGAGGTGGCATCAGTGCCATCACCCTCCCCGCAGGTTACTTGGGCTCTTCGCTCATCGGCGCCCTGCTCACCTTTTGCGGTTTCAACATTGTCGCCTCCAAAGTTGCCAGCATCGTCCTCGCTGTCTGTTTCTTATTGACGTTGTGGTGGGGGAAGCGCGACTGGCTAACCATTCTCACCATTGTCCTTGCTATCGGTCTCCTAGTTGCCTGCTGGTTCATCGTCCATGCCCAAGCTCTACGTTTCGTTGTCCTCTTCATTGGCGTCATGTCTTCACTATACAGTGTCTGGGACATTTGCGACGACCTTATCCTTCGCAAAGTAAACTCATCCGACGCCAGCGTTTTTGCAAAGCGATACGGTGGTTCTTCCCAGTGCTGGGGAGTCATTTGGTCCATCATTTCGAttctcatcatggccgtcggTATCGTCGCCGGTCTGGCTGCCTTTTCTCAGTCTTTtgagcaacagcaacaggacTCGCAGCATTTCATACCAACTTGATGGTGCTGCAGCCTGGTGAAATGCCACGATGTGATGCGCGATCTTTCTGCTTTTGTTTGTATACTTGATTTgggagaaaaagaaatgTTTTTGGGCCCCCTACTGTAATTAGCCTTCTGTTGGAGTCAGGCGTAATGTCCTCATTTTTGTCTTTTGATACGGGTTAGGAGCGGCGCGAGATACCCAAGTTAAGAGTTTTAACAGAGGCTTGCCTTCAAGTCGGAAAAAAGATTTCATGTGTATGGTATACTTGGCCACTACTGGTAAAGACTTGCTCTGGAGCGAAATGATGGTAGATGACGTACTGGTTTGCGACACGTGCATTGTGCTACGGCTACAGTGGTGAAAGGGGCgtaaaaaataacttgaTGTCTAATTCAAAAATCCATTCCCAATATTTACGAGTAAAAAGTATGTACAGAAGTCTTGGCCCATGTGTATACAAGATGATAGACCAGAACGTTTGAGAATGTTCCCGCCCTACCCTGGGTACGGTGTATGCTTCATCACCCTTGATACCATACGCCCGTCGCATCCGGTTACTGTTGAGTCGGGATTTGTACATCTTGCAACACGTTTTCAAAGGGTGCAGTTCAGAATAAAAAATCTGCCGCTCCATTAGGCCAGGTCGCTGACAACTTCGCCAAGGAAGCCTTCATTCGCATAAAGCTGAGACATGTCCCACATCATAACACCGCCGAAGCTGGTGAACTTTTTGGAGTAGGCAAtgacggccttgagcttctctcCATTGGTGTAACCGCCACCGGCTCCTTTGTTGGCTGGGATACCGAGCAAAAGCTTGACATTGGGGTTCTTGCTGCCCTTGGCCCACTTGTCCCAGACATTAAAGTTGAAGGCGTCCTGGGTATCAGATCCCGGCTTGAAGTTGGAAACACCACACCAGTTGTTGTAAAATTGTATCATGACGAAGTCAAACGCAACAGCGTTAAGAGCAGAGCCGACAGCAGCATCAGGGAAGACACACTGAGGCGCGGCCGTAAGGTAAAGCTTCTTTCCACCACCGCCGTCCATCAAGCTTCGCAGTTTGGCGCCGAATGCTGGAAGGTTGTTGGTCGTCGATTCAAAGTCGAAATCGAAACCGTCTACGACAGCCGATCCAAAGGGCCGGTCAACCTTGCTGCCAGAGGGTACAGGCCCGAACATGTCCCAGACAGACTGTGCGGCCTTCTCAGCGTCCCGGGTGCTGGACCAGCCGCCTTGGGAGTAGGTTGCACCACCGAGTGACAAGACTATGGTCTTTTTGAACTTGGTCTGGCATGTCTTGATGTCTTTCCTGTCAAGTTGCACAACAATACCGGTTAGGATGGTAATCTTTACAGTAATAGAATGAACCAGTATTGCATTTGGACTTGGTCTGTTGAGAACATCAACTTACTCAATCTCTGGGCATTTGAGAAGGTTTGAATTGTCAGGAAACTTGTCGCATTTGTCTCCGGCGTTGGCAAAGTTGGTAATGGGAGGAGAAATGCCATTCATGAAAGCAATCGGGATTATCTAGATGCGTGAGATTAGAACGTGGGGTCGGCGCACAAATACCAGCGGCTACGGAGAGGCATCATGAGCAATGCTTACACCCATATCGGCATCTACAAGCCGCAAAAGGAGATTTAGTTAGGACTTGGATGCGTCAAGTTTTGGCATGCGCAGAAAAACTCACTCTCGCAGTAATGTGCCAGGCCCTGCTGGACATTTGGGCCGCTTCCCTGTCCAAAAGAGTTTTGTCCTGGGGAAATCTTGTAAGCGAAAGCCATCAAGGCCGAATACAGCTCCGTTGTGAGGACGTACCCCAGTACACGGCAATGTTCTTGTGAGAACCTCCATTGAAGCCAGCCAGGGCAGAGGGAAGCGCCGCCAGCAAGCTGGCTGCAGAGGCCAAAGAccagaaaaaagaagacatTTTCAACTTGTTCAAGTGCCCCCCAGGAGTAACACGCCTAGCCAGAGGTGTGTGGGAGAATAGACCAAGAGAATCTTGTTTGTGATGGAGACCGTAAATTGACTAGAGGTGTGTGACATGGCACAGGCATGGCAGTTATATATATTTGAGAGTGAACATGTGGATGTATTAGAGACCCCCGTGAAGAGCATCAGGCAACTCGATTGTTACCTGGAATGACATATACCAACACATCCCTGAAGTGTACATATGTGACGCTGGACGGTCCATTCAAGCATCTTTCTGCATGGTCGGTCCTTTGTACAAGGAATTGGGAAGTAGACCGAGTTGTTCATCCCAGGGATAAGGCTGCCAATGCTACTTTGCGAGAAGGCAAGGATGTAGTGGTGCTACCGTGAAGGATCACGGCTCGCCAAGAACTGCCAGGCTCTAGACCGTGACCGGTCTTGTATTCCAAGGGCCTAGAGTAACACAGATGATGGTACCGGGCGCTTATCACAGTCACTTGTCCCAGAGCAGTGTATATCTGATGAACTGCAGTGTTCAAGACTTCGACGATGCAGATATGATCTTTCTGGGTGTATAAGATGATTGTAATGTATAAAACACAGGGTCTACTCCCCGTGTCTGGCGGACAAGCTGATTGTACAGCAGATCCAACACCCTCAAGGTGCGCGTACTCGGCACTTGATTCTGAGACGTCGGGGATGTTCTTATACATCTAGCTCATGTGCTTGGATCATGGGTGTCGTCTTCGATACAAGCAGCTCAGGCAGGCTTACAAAATGGGACAAGAGAGGATTCACAACTGAAGGGGCGGTAAAATTCCTCCAGTCGTTTCACAGGATCTAGCCATGTACGACTCGGGGGGGATTCCGATTGCGTTTCGGTGCCACGAGGTTGCAAGTCAGCTGTGGAGAGCTTGTGAGCTTGTACACTCGCTGGCTTGATTTAGCCAGCCCATCTGCTACACATGAACATTTCATGGTCAACTTCCTACTTGAGTAGGTAGACGGGGCTTGTGAAGGTGTGAAGTCTATCCAGTGTGGCTCCCTCTTCATATTTCATGACGTTTCAAGTCTCCCGACCTTAATCTCGAGGGAGTAGCCGTGATTGGGCTAGAAAAATGATTAATGAAAGGGAAGACAATCCAATTCTTTGACGGGGTTACTAGTTACCTAGGCATGCAATggcctactccgtagtttgCCGATATCGTCCTGCATTCATGTTCCCCAGCAAGCAGCCTGGGTGCTGACTGTAT is part of the Metarhizium brunneum chromosome 4, complete sequence genome and harbors:
- the chit33_1 gene encoding Endochitinase 33, producing MSSFFWSLASAASLLAALPSALAGFNGGSHKNIAVYWGQNSFGQGSGPNVQQGLAHYCENADMGIIPIAFMNGISPPITNFANAGDKCDKFPDNSNLLKCPEIEKDIKTCQTKFKKTIVLSLGGATYSQGGWSSTRDAEKAAQSVWDMFGPVPSGSKVDRPFGSAVVDGFDFDFESTTNNLPAFGAKLRSLMDGGGGKKLYLTAAPQCVFPDAAVGSALNAVAFDFVMIQFYNNWCGVSNFKPGSDTQDAFNFNVWDKWAKGSKNPNVKLLLGIPANKGAGGGYTNGEKLKAVIAYSKKFTSFGGVMMWDMSQLYANEGFLGEVVSDLA
- the chs-2 gene encoding Chitin synthase 2; translated protein: MDRPDTPPRPPEYTLPSYEDEHDTPTGQNAAAVRLLTSFEDPFDHSSPRTTRRSYQPSVVSSHSRSASVLDETPSMPPPDSSYVPFANRETSSPHRPWTPSSRVSEFSRPPPSNVSYEPSDLNGSPRPGTPSSRYGGSPRRPLPPAPLFSNSGRNSQAFADDATVSIPLDGSDDVFGPETDLSDSRPLPTHRDSFMSGSQETLNEDAEDYAKVEHYGPAPDGAQERRGVRAPQMSKKEVQLINGELVLECKIPTILYSFLPRRNEVEFTHMRYTAVTCDPDDFVDRGYNLRQSIGRTTRETELFICITMYNEDEICFTRTMHAVMKNISHFCSRSRSRTWGENGWQKIVVCIISDGREKIHPRTLDALAAMGVYQHGIAKNYVNNRAVQAHVYEYTTQVSLDADLKFKGAEKGIVPCQLIFCLKEKNSRKLNSHRWFFNAFGKALNPNVCILLDVGTRPGSNSLYHLWKAFDTDSNVAGACGEIKAMKGRFGSNLLNPLVASQNFEYKLSNILDKPLESVFGYITVLPGALSAYRYHALQNDETGHGPLSQYFKGETLHGQHADVFTANMYLAEDRILCWELVAKRGERWVLKYVKSCTGETDVPDAVPEFISQRRRWLNGAFFAAVYSLVQFRQILATDHTIARKILLYIEFVYQFVQLLFTYFSLANFYLTFYFVAGGLTDKTVDPFGHNIGSVIFTILRYTCVLLIATQFILSLGNRPQGAKKLYLASMIIYGVIMTYTSFACIYIVVRQLTGKSQDFAIGNNVFTNLIVSMTSTIGLYFVMSFLYLEPWHMFTSSLQYFLLLPSYICTLQVYAFCNTHDVTWGTKGDNVIKTDLGGAVGKGETVELEMPSEQLDIDSGYDEALRNLRDRLAVPASPVSEAQMQEDYYKSVRTYMVVTWMIANGILAMAVSEIYSNKGIGDNFYLRFILWAVASLAIFRALGSTTFAIINVINIVVEGRIRMNVKVPTWMGGFGSKISEKVSSVGSSLKS
- the SUC2 gene encoding Invertase 2 — its product is MLPISTNIHTTLLGALYLANWCLGQNSTQYVGAHVPSGTSIVGSYGGQYRPQVHFSPPSHFMNDPNGMFRDHNGTWHLYYQYNPTKSVAGNQHWGHATSQDLYHWTNQPIALFPPKKNVYIFSGSAVIDKNNTSGFFGNQSNGVVAIYTLAEYLDDGSPGPQSQAIAYSYDSGFTFTPFDGNPVIPSNSSQFRDPKVVWYEDHWVMVVAYAQEFAIGIFTSPDLIEWTHASNFSNQGLLGLQWECPNLVRMPLYTEDGQRRDDMWTMLISINPGAPVGGSITEYYPGTFNGTHFEAVDSVARIADFGKDNYAGQFFFGVPAEEDPVSIAWASNWQYTQTVPTAQEGWRSAMSLPRRNYLTRIDRVGWKLISSPYDMQPIMGRNLAYNQSLVNGSLTVDFSDIASNAVYWEVNVTGLPKKGIPEMATLNFTLLSPITAEYIRGGYYFGGDNPFYLDRGGAKGFDNVFFTDKLSTNSLFCNGSWSMKGVMDRSILELFLNDGVDSATATFFATQPLTFLIISTSSLPHGTRVSTRVNALKSTWQQMEDPGDGLVHGNISMQETASEAMKHLLQSM